GCTGGCGGTGGGCCTGGCGATCGGAGTCGCCCGACGTCGGCGTGTGGTCTGGGCACAGCTCGCCCTGCTCGGCGCCGCGATGGTGACCGCGGTGGCGATCGCGTTCGTCTATGGCGGGTATTCCGTGGCGGTCGCCGCCGTCCAGGTCGTGCTAGGACTCGGTGCAATGGCCCTCATCCTCCGGGAGACCCGGCGGGGTGCGGGATCCCGGCTCTGGACGTCCGCGCTGCTGCTCTGCGGACTGCTCCTCACCCCGGCGGCGTGGTCCGTGGTGACGATCGCTCACCCCAATGCGAGCAATCCCGTGGCCGGCGGCGTCAGCGGCATGAGCTTCGGAGGGCGAGGCGGACCTGACGGCGCCGCGGTCCGCTTCGGCGGCAACCGGCAGGGCTTCGGCCAGGGACAGCCGGGGGCCTTGCCGGGCATCCCGCCGAACGGATTCCGGGGCCGCGGCCTGAACGGCGCCCCGGGCGGGACCGGTTTCCCCCAGGGTGCGGCGGGCGGCCGTGAGGGCACCGCGTCGACGGCGCTGCTCGCCTATCTGCGGGCCAACCGTGGAGACGCGGACTACCTCGTGGCGGCCTTCGGAGCGCAGGAGGCTGCGGGTCTCATCACGGGAACCGGCGGCGAACCGGTACTGCCCATCGGTGGCTTCAGCGGCAACGACCCTGCGCCCACCCTGCAGAAGTTCACGGCACTCGTCAGCTCGGGAGCGCTGAAGTATGTCCTCGTGGGCGAGGGCGGCCGGGGTGGCGGCTTCGGAGGCGGGTTCGGCGGCGCACCGGGCGGGTCCACAGCGACGACCACGGCCTCCGAGATCAGGACCTGGGTGGAGGCGAACTGCACGGCGGTCACCGCCGACGGCGTCACGGGCCTCTACCAGTGCACCGCGACGGCCGCGCAGGGGGCGTGAGCCGTCTGTGGGGCCTGACCATGCCGATCCGGGCCGGATGACATGATGGGACCACCGACGAAGGAGATGACGTGTCCGGATTGATCGACGCCGCGTTGGACGAGGACGGCGCACTGACCGCCTCCACCACGCTCCCCGGCGAGCGGGACGTGGAGGTGCTGGCCGAACCCGGCGAGCAGGAGCTCAGCCTGGAGCAGCTCACCGAGATCGTCGAGGACGCGCTCCGGCCCCTGGACCGCGGGACGTTCTCCGAGGCGGAGCGCGAGATCCTTGCCGCGCTCGACGGCGGCGCCGCGACGGAGGCGCCCACGCTCCGCCTGGACGGCGTGATCGTCGAGCCGGCCGGCGTCGTCGTGCTGCTGTACACCGCGCAGTCCCCCGCCGGCGAATCCACCGTCTACTGCACGCTCGGGACGGACCAGAGCGTGGAGAGCCTCGAGGTGGCCGAAGACGACGTCCAGGGCTGACTCAACGCCGGCTCAGGGCTGCACGCGCTCCACCGGCTGCCGGAGGATGGTGCGCTGCTTCTCCGGGGCCGTCCGGCGGAAGTCGCTCAGGTAGATCTCGTGGTGCTTCCCGCGGAGGGCAAGCCCCTCCGCCGGGACGAACTCGTGGTGGAGGCGATGCAGCACGGAGGCCTCGTCGTCGAACGAGCCGATATGGAGCGTCTGCACGCACAGCCCCTCCGCGAGCGCTTCGAACCGGACGTCGTCCAGGCGCGCCGGGCGGTTCTTCGCCCCTGCCTGCTCCTTGGCCGCCAGCACCAGGTCCTCGTCGATCCACTCGGGCACCAGTAGCATCATGGTCCAGTCCCACTGGGACTTGTCCCGGGCCGTGGTGAAGGCGTCCAGATCCTCGGCCCACCACAGCCCTTCGAGCGGCGGGACCACATAGTCACGGCCTGTCGTGGCGCGGCTGCCGAACTTCAGCTTGTACGCCACCGGGTAGAGCGACTCGACCGCCTGCGTGAAGTCGGGCGAGGAGTTGGGGTCCCCGTGGCCGTCGATCATGAGGTACCGCCGTTCCGGAACGGTGAGTATCCGGAACGCGCCTTTCGGTGCCTGGTACGAGTCCAGGGTCTTCTTGAGATCGATCTTGTCCATGGTGTCCCCTCACTCCACGTGTCGGTCTGTCAGTCGTCCAGCAGGGCCGCTGCGAACATCGGGCGCGCGGCGTCGGCCGACGGCGGGTGGAACAGCCCCGCCGTCGCGTCCCGCCAGAGACGGCTCAACTCGGAGCCGTTGTCGAAGCCACTGCCCCCGGCGCACATCAGCGCGGTCTCGGCCGCCCGGCGTGCGGCGGTGGCCGCGTTGAGCCGGGCGCTCACGAGGCGCAGCGGCCAGCCGGCTCCGTGATCGACCAGGTCGTCGACGTCGCGGGCGTACGTGTCCAGCTGGGCAGGCACCGCCAGGTACTCGAGGTGGGCGTCGGCCAGTCGCGCGCGGTACTCCGGCACTTCCGAGAACGGGGTGCCGCTCTTCGCCGAGCTGCGGCGTTTCAGACCGGCGGCGCCCAGCTCCAGGGCGCGCCACGCCACCCCGGCGTAGACGGAGCCGATCATGAGCTGGAAGTGGCTCGTGATGGCGAACGTCAGCAGATCCGGCGTGCGGCCCGGCGGGATCCTCCGCACCACGTTCCCGGCCTTCAGCGGCACGCTCTTCAGGATCGTGGCGCGGCTCTGGGAGGCCCGCATCCCGAGCACGTCCCACTGATCCGAGACCGTGATGCCGGGGGCGTCCCGTTCAAGGAAACCGTAGACGAGCCGGGGGTTCTCCGGATCGGACGCATCGAGGCCGTGCGCCAGCAGGCGGGTCCAGACCGGGGAGAGCGACGTGAAGATCTTGACGCCGGTGAACAGGTATCCGCCGTCCTCCTGAACCTCGGCCACCGTGGTGGACCCTTGCAGCACCCAGTCGTTGGACGGTTCGCTGATCCCGAAGGCGAAGACCTCCCCGGCCATCGCCTCCTCGAACACCCGGG
The nucleotide sequence above comes from Arthrobacter woluwensis. Encoded proteins:
- a CDS encoding GyrI-like domain-containing protein encodes the protein MDKIDLKKTLDSYQAPKGAFRILTVPERRYLMIDGHGDPNSSPDFTQAVESLYPVAYKLKFGSRATTGRDYVVPPLEGLWWAEDLDAFTTARDKSQWDWTMMLLVPEWIDEDLVLAAKEQAGAKNRPARLDDVRFEALAEGLCVQTLHIGSFDDEASVLHRLHHEFVPAEGLALRGKHHEIYLSDFRRTAPEKQRTILRQPVERVQP
- a CDS encoding acyl-CoA dehydrogenase family protein, which translates into the protein MTDLETRQKELAERYLPQELLERFRERAAVYDRENRFFDEDFAELRDLGYLQLFVPQEFGGPGLNLLEVTRLQHRLATAAPATALAINMHLMCTGVARALWARGDDSLTRVFEEAMAGEVFAFGISEPSNDWVLQGSTTVAEVQEDGGYLFTGVKIFTSLSPVWTRLLAHGLDASDPENPRLVYGFLERDAPGITVSDQWDVLGMRASQSRATILKSVPLKAGNVVRRIPPGRTPDLLTFAITSHFQLMIGSVYAGVAWRALELGAAGLKRRSSAKSGTPFSEVPEYRARLADAHLEYLAVPAQLDTYARDVDDLVDHGAGWPLRLVSARLNAATAARRAAETALMCAGGSGFDNGSELSRLWRDATAGLFHPPSADAARPMFAAALLDD